A stretch of the Methylacidiphilum caldifontis genome encodes the following:
- the floA gene encoding flotillin-like protein FloA (flotillin-like protein involved in membrane lipid rafts), which produces MIGWILIGFLVVVLLIVAAILFNFIGLWIKAMITGAAVSIFNLVAMRLRGIPPSLIVNTRITAVRSGLSISTAQLESHFLAGGNIEHVVRALVAADRAGIPLTFNRACAIDLATIGTGKSVFEAVRTSVNPKVIDCPFQTGGGPTHIAGVAKDGITVKVKARVTVRTNLERFVGGATEETIVARVGEGIVTTIGMANTYKEVLEHPDRISKIVLQKGLDSGTAFEILSIDIAEVIIGDNVGAKLQAEQAEADKRVAQAKAEVRRAAAVALEQEMKAKVEEMKAKVVEAESQIPVAISEAFKKGYLGVMDYYRLRNIQADTQMRTSISAEGSSASPT; this is translated from the coding sequence ATGATAGGATGGATTTTGATCGGCTTTTTGGTTGTTGTCCTGCTTATTGTTGCAGCCATTTTGTTTAATTTCATCGGGCTTTGGATAAAAGCGATGATTACAGGGGCTGCAGTCAGCATCTTTAATCTTGTAGCCATGAGACTTCGAGGCATCCCTCCTTCTTTAATTGTCAATACCAGGATTACGGCTGTTCGTTCTGGTCTTTCTATTTCGACGGCACAATTGGAATCTCATTTTTTAGCAGGGGGCAATATTGAGCATGTGGTTAGAGCTTTGGTTGCTGCCGATAGGGCTGGAATTCCCCTGACTTTCAACAGGGCATGTGCCATCGATCTGGCCACGATAGGAACGGGGAAAAGCGTTTTTGAGGCTGTGCGCACTAGCGTTAATCCCAAGGTTATCGATTGTCCTTTCCAAACCGGTGGTGGTCCTACACATATCGCTGGAGTAGCAAAAGATGGAATAACGGTTAAAGTCAAAGCACGAGTGACGGTCAGAACAAACTTGGAAAGGTTTGTTGGGGGAGCAACCGAGGAAACGATTGTGGCTAGAGTTGGAGAGGGGATAGTGACGACTATTGGAATGGCTAATACATACAAAGAAGTGTTAGAACATCCTGACCGGATTTCTAAGATCGTCCTCCAGAAAGGGTTGGATTCAGGTACAGCGTTCGAAATTTTATCCATCGATATTGCCGAGGTGATCATTGGGGACAATGTGGGAGCAAAGCTACAAGCTGAACAAGCCGAGGCGGATAAAAGGGTAGCCCAAGCGAAGGCAGAAGTCAGAAGGGCTGCTGCTGTGGCTTTGGAACAGGAGATGAAAGCAAAGGTAGAAGAAATGAAAGCAAAAGTTGTAGAAGCTGAATCTCAAATTCCGGTGGCTATTTCAGAAGCATTTAAAAAGGGTTATCTGGGGGTGATGGATTATTACCGGTTGCGGAATATCCAGGCTGACACCCAAATGCGGACGAGTATTTCAGCAGAAGGCTCTTCTGCTAGTCCGACTTGA